In Rhodoferax koreense, a genomic segment contains:
- the map gene encoding type I methionyl aminopeptidase, giving the protein MSITYKDAAGIAGMREACRLASEVLDYLTPHVAVGVTTKEIDRLAAEYMQQQGTRSATIGYQPPGYPPYPGHLCTSLNHVVCHGIPNEKPLKKGDIMNVDVTVITKDGWFGDNSRMYILGEASIAAKRLCAITYDAMWHGILQVKPGARLGDVGHAIQKFAEAQGYSVVREFCGHGIGKVFHEEPQVLHYGKPGTHEELKPGMTFTIEPMINAGRREIKEFGNDGWTIVTKDHSLSAQWEHTVLVTETGYEVLTLSAGSPPPPAFVPQPLAATTATAAA; this is encoded by the coding sequence ATGAGCATTACCTACAAAGACGCAGCCGGCATCGCGGGCATGCGCGAGGCCTGCCGCCTGGCCTCCGAAGTCCTGGACTACCTCACGCCGCATGTCGCGGTCGGCGTCACCACGAAGGAAATCGACCGCCTCGCGGCCGAATACATGCAGCAGCAGGGCACACGTTCGGCCACCATCGGCTACCAGCCGCCAGGCTACCCGCCCTACCCCGGCCACCTGTGCACGTCGCTGAACCACGTGGTCTGCCACGGCATCCCGAACGAGAAGCCGCTCAAGAAGGGCGACATCATGAACGTCGATGTCACCGTGATCACCAAGGACGGCTGGTTCGGCGACAACAGCCGCATGTACATCCTGGGCGAGGCCTCTATCGCCGCCAAGCGCCTGTGCGCGATCACCTATGACGCCATGTGGCACGGCATCCTGCAGGTCAAGCCCGGCGCCAGGCTCGGCGACGTGGGCCATGCGATCCAGAAGTTCGCCGAGGCCCAGGGGTATTCGGTCGTGCGCGAATTCTGCGGCCACGGCATCGGCAAGGTGTTCCACGAGGAGCCGCAGGTGCTGCATTACGGCAAGCCCGGCACGCATGAGGAGCTCAAGCCGGGCATGACCTTCACCATCGAGCCGATGATCAACGCCGGCCGGCGCGAGATCAAGGAATTCGGCAACGACGGCTGGACCATCGTCACCAAGGACCACTCCCTGTCCGCCCAGTGGGAACACACGGTGCTGGTCACCGAAACCGGCTACGAGGTGCTGACGCTGTCCGCCGGCAGCCCGCCGCCGCCGGCCTTCGTGCCCCAGCCCCTCGCGGCCACCACGGCGACCGCGGCCGCCTGA
- a CDS encoding [protein-PII] uridylyltransferase → MAEVQTLRARYQEQKSLLLQNVRDSGASTRGVHSALQNLSNLADQTLRTLWAEAGFTPSFALVAVGGFGRGELFPYSDVDVLLMLPEGVSPEHDEDLRSRIEGFIGSCWDTGLEIGSSVRNVAECVAESAKDVTVQTSLLESRLIAGDARLFADFQRRFAETLDPKAFFVAKTLELRQRHTKFENTPYSLEPNCKESPGGLRDLQAILWVAKAARLGNSWDDLVRTGLATPFEARQIKRNESLLTLIRARLHLIARRREDRLVFDLQTAVAESFGYTSESSDGVGLPARASESLMRRYYWAAKAVTQLNQILLLNIEERLNPSTHAPRPINERFNEKAGMIDVASDDLYHRHPHAILETFLLYETNVGLRGLSARTLRALYNARGLMDAKFRSDPVNRDTFRRILQQPVGITHAMRLMNETSVLGRYLWVFRKIVGQMQHDLFHVYTVDQHILMVLRNMRRFFMAEHAHEYPSCSQLAAGWDKPWILYTAALFHDIAKGRGGDHSELGAKDVRRFCAQHGIEREDAQLIEFLVIEHLTMSRIAQKADLSNPDVIADFAKRVGNERYLTALYLLTVADIRGTSPKVWNAWKGKLLEDLYRYTIRVLGGRAPDPDAEVEGRKRDALVLLALHAEPFESQKALWDTLDVGYFMRHDASDIAWHTRQLSRHIALARNLAGTPNAKPIQAIVRARLSPVGEGLQVMVYTPDQPDLFARICGFFDQAGFSIVDAKVHTTTNGYALDTFQVVTSMLPEHYRELTSMVETDLDRTLVQQGPLPSPSRGRVSRRVKSFPIAPRVDLRPDEKAQRWLLTISASDRLGLLYMVARVLAKYHLSVQLAKVSTLGERVEDSFLIQGAELQYNRKRIEIETELIQALAA, encoded by the coding sequence ATGGCCGAAGTCCAGACGCTGCGCGCCCGGTACCAGGAACAGAAAAGCCTTCTCCTGCAAAACGTGCGCGACAGCGGCGCCAGCACGCGCGGCGTGCACAGCGCGTTGCAGAACCTGTCGAACCTGGCCGACCAGACCTTGCGCACCCTGTGGGCCGAGGCCGGCTTCACGCCTTCGTTCGCGCTGGTGGCCGTGGGCGGCTTCGGCCGTGGCGAGCTGTTTCCCTATTCCGACGTCGACGTGCTGCTGATGCTGCCCGAGGGCGTCTCGCCCGAGCACGACGAGGATTTGCGCTCGCGCATCGAGGGCTTCATCGGCAGTTGCTGGGACACCGGCCTGGAGATCGGCTCCAGCGTGCGCAACGTCGCCGAGTGCGTGGCCGAATCGGCCAAGGACGTGACAGTGCAGACCTCGCTGCTCGAGTCGCGCCTCATCGCCGGCGATGCACGGCTTTTCGCCGATTTTCAGCGCCGCTTCGCCGAGACCCTCGATCCGAAGGCGTTTTTCGTCGCCAAGACCCTGGAGCTGCGCCAGCGCCATACCAAGTTCGAGAACACGCCGTATTCGCTGGAGCCCAACTGCAAGGAATCGCCTGGCGGGCTGCGCGACCTTCAGGCCATCCTGTGGGTGGCCAAGGCCGCCCGGCTCGGCAACAGCTGGGACGACCTGGTACGGACGGGCCTGGCCACGCCCTTCGAGGCCCGCCAGATCAAGCGCAACGAGTCGCTGCTGACCCTGATCCGCGCGCGGCTGCACCTGATCGCGCGCCGCCGCGAAGACCGGCTGGTGTTCGACCTGCAGACCGCCGTGGCCGAATCCTTTGGCTACACCTCCGAGTCGTCCGACGGCGTGGGCTTGCCCGCGCGGGCCAGCGAATCGCTGATGCGGCGCTACTACTGGGCGGCCAAGGCCGTGACGCAGCTCAACCAGATCCTGCTGCTCAACATCGAGGAACGGCTCAACCCGTCCACCCACGCGCCGCGGCCGATCAACGAGCGCTTCAACGAGAAGGCCGGCATGATCGACGTGGCCAGCGACGACCTGTACCACCGGCATCCGCACGCGATCCTCGAGACCTTCCTGCTGTACGAGACCAACGTGGGCCTGCGCGGCCTGTCGGCGCGCACGCTGCGCGCGCTGTACAACGCCCGCGGGCTGATGGACGCGAAGTTCCGCAGCGACCCGGTGAACCGCGACACCTTCCGCCGCATCCTGCAGCAGCCCGTGGGCATCACCCACGCCATGCGGCTGATGAACGAGACCTCGGTGCTGGGCCGCTACCTGTGGGTGTTTCGCAAGATCGTGGGCCAGATGCAGCACGACCTGTTCCACGTCTATACCGTGGACCAGCACATCCTGATGGTGCTGCGCAACATGCGCCGGTTCTTCATGGCCGAGCATGCACACGAATACCCCAGCTGTTCGCAGCTCGCCGCCGGCTGGGACAAGCCGTGGATCCTGTACACGGCCGCGCTGTTCCACGACATCGCCAAAGGCCGCGGCGGCGACCATTCCGAACTCGGCGCCAAGGACGTGCGCCGCTTCTGCGCGCAGCACGGCATCGAACGCGAGGACGCCCAGCTCATCGAATTCCTGGTGATCGAACACCTGACGATGAGCCGCATCGCGCAGAAGGCCGACCTCAGCAACCCCGACGTCATCGCCGATTTCGCCAAGCGCGTGGGCAACGAGCGTTACCTCACCGCGCTCTACCTGCTCACCGTGGCCGACATCCGCGGCACCAGCCCCAAGGTGTGGAACGCGTGGAAGGGCAAGCTGCTGGAAGACCTGTACCGCTACACCATCCGTGTGCTCGGGGGCCGCGCGCCCGATCCGGACGCCGAAGTCGAAGGCCGCAAGCGCGACGCGCTGGTGCTGCTGGCCCTGCACGCCGAGCCCTTCGAATCGCAGAAGGCGCTGTGGGACACGCTGGACGTGGGCTACTTCATGCGCCACGACGCCTCCGACATCGCCTGGCACACGCGCCAGCTCTCACGCCACATCGCCTTGGCCAGGAACCTGGCCGGCACGCCGAACGCCAAGCCGATCCAGGCCATCGTGCGTGCGCGGCTGTCGCCGGTGGGCGAAGGCCTGCAGGTGATGGTCTACACGCCCGACCAACCCGACCTGTTCGCACGCATCTGCGGCTTCTTCGACCAGGCAGGCTTCTCCATCGTCGACGCCAAGGTGCACACCACCACCAACGGCTATGCGCTCGACACCTTCCAGGTCGTCACCTCCATGCTGCCCGAGCACTACCGCGAACTCACCAGCATGGTCGAAACCGACCTCGACCGCACCTTGGTACAGCAAGGCCCGTTGCCGTCGCCAAGCCGCGGCCGCGTGTCACGCCGCGTGAAGAGCTTCCCGATCGCCCCGCGCGTGGATCTGCGCCCCGACGAGAAGGCCCAACGATGGCTGCTCACCATCTCCGCGAGCGACCGCCTCGGCCTGCTGTACATGGTGGCCCGCGTGCTTGCCAAATACCACCTGAGCGTGCAACTGGCCAAGGTCAGCACGCTCGGCGAACGGGTGGAAGACAGCTTTTTGATCCAGGGGGCGGAACTGCAGTACAACCGCAAGCGGATCGAGATCGAGACGGAGCTGATTCAGGCGCTGGCCGCCTGA